A part of Geothrix oryzae genomic DNA contains:
- a CDS encoding NCS2 family permease encodes MERFFNLKGRGTTVATEVLAGTTTFISMAYVISLIPNAFLKVAGIAPAQGFTAFVVCAILSTLIGAFYANLPIAFASGIGLSAFFAFTVCAPANQGGMGYTIQVALTALLLEGIVFIFLSAMKVREAFMDAIPFSLKKGISVGIGLFIAIIGFVDSGVTQVGLKFDADTIFPVLKNDPSALFGLHDVNNLFIAKFWDHGHLTPAFWSVVGLFLIAVLVAKRVKGAILLGILAITLVGLLPVSWGGGFTHLPKGTLFQIPSWPKMFQYDWSWTKSLGGMLNIFIILFTLLFVDMFDTIGTLMGIGAQGKLLDKEGKFPGASKAFMADAVGTTFASMFGTTAITAYIESASGVAEGGKTGLTALVVAGWLALALFLSPLFLMVPLQATAPALMMIGFFMLSEIKEIRFDDVTDAIPAYLAVIVMPFTFSIVNGIALGMIAYTVLKAATGRFKEINPIILVLSVIFLLKLLFLSA; translated from the coding sequence ATGGAACGGTTCTTCAACCTCAAGGGAAGGGGCACGACCGTGGCCACGGAGGTGCTCGCGGGTACCACCACCTTCATCTCCATGGCGTATGTGATCTCGCTGATCCCCAACGCCTTCCTGAAGGTGGCGGGCATCGCGCCGGCCCAGGGCTTCACGGCCTTCGTGGTGTGCGCCATCCTCTCCACCCTCATCGGCGCCTTCTACGCGAACCTGCCCATCGCCTTCGCCTCGGGCATCGGCCTCTCGGCCTTCTTCGCGTTCACCGTCTGCGCGCCCGCCAACCAGGGCGGCATGGGCTACACCATCCAGGTGGCGCTCACGGCCCTGCTGCTGGAGGGCATCGTCTTCATCTTCCTCAGCGCCATGAAGGTGCGGGAAGCCTTCATGGACGCCATCCCCTTCTCGCTGAAGAAGGGCATCTCCGTGGGCATCGGCCTCTTCATCGCCATCATCGGCTTCGTGGATTCCGGCGTCACTCAGGTGGGCCTGAAGTTCGACGCGGACACGATCTTCCCCGTGCTGAAGAACGACCCCTCGGCCCTATTCGGCCTGCACGATGTGAACAACCTCTTCATCGCGAAGTTCTGGGATCACGGCCATCTCACCCCGGCCTTCTGGTCCGTGGTGGGCCTCTTCCTCATCGCCGTGCTGGTGGCCAAGCGCGTGAAGGGCGCCATCCTCCTGGGCATCCTCGCCATCACCCTGGTGGGCCTGCTGCCCGTGAGCTGGGGCGGCGGCTTCACCCACCTGCCCAAGGGCACCCTGTTCCAGATCCCGAGCTGGCCGAAGATGTTCCAGTACGACTGGAGCTGGACCAAGTCCCTGGGCGGCATGCTGAACATCTTCATCATCCTGTTCACCCTGCTCTTCGTGGACATGTTCGACACCATCGGCACGCTCATGGGCATCGGCGCCCAGGGCAAGCTGCTGGACAAGGAGGGCAAGTTCCCAGGCGCCTCCAAGGCCTTCATGGCCGACGCCGTGGGCACCACCTTCGCCTCCATGTTCGGCACCACCGCCATCACTGCCTACATCGAGAGCGCGTCGGGCGTGGCCGAGGGCGGCAAGACGGGCCTCACGGCCCTGGTGGTGGCCGGCTGGCTGGCCTTGGCGCTCTTCCTGTCGCCCCTCTTCCTGATGGTGCCCCTGCAGGCCACCGCCCCGGCGCTCATGATGATCGGCTTCTTCATGCTGTCGGAGATCAAGGAGATCCGCTTCGACGATGTCACGGATGCCATCCCCGCCTACCTCGCCGTGATCGTCATGCCCTTCACCTTCTCCATCGTCAACGGCATCGCCCTCGGCATGATCGCCTACACCGTGCTGAAGGCCGCGACCGGGCGCTTCAAGGAGATCAACCCGATCATCCTCGTGCTCTCCGTCATCTTCCTGCTCAAGCTTCTCTTCCTGTCCGCCTAG
- a CDS encoding DUF4337 domain-containing protein — MPESLDPIQEEVQDHAGDSRLNGFIALFVAVVATFMALCNVKDGNVVQAMQQSQARAVDQWAYYQSKSTKQHIAENAVEMLRVQLDMSPGLKPAAQAKVEARIAAQEAAAKKYEREKEQIKAEAEQAAKDYEAMNVHDDQFDLAEACLSVAVALAGVTALTRKRWLFAVAGVFASIGLIFGLAGFLHWNLHSEVMAKLLG, encoded by the coding sequence ATGCCGGAATCCCTCGATCCGATCCAGGAGGAGGTCCAGGACCATGCGGGCGACAGCCGCCTGAACGGGTTCATCGCGCTTTTCGTGGCCGTGGTGGCGACCTTCATGGCCCTGTGCAATGTGAAGGACGGCAATGTCGTCCAGGCGATGCAGCAGTCCCAGGCCAGAGCGGTGGACCAGTGGGCCTACTACCAGAGCAAGAGCACCAAGCAGCACATCGCTGAGAACGCGGTGGAGATGCTGAGGGTCCAGCTCGACATGAGCCCCGGATTGAAGCCAGCGGCGCAGGCCAAGGTGGAAGCCCGCATCGCCGCCCAGGAAGCGGCCGCGAAAAAGTACGAACGGGAAAAGGAGCAGATCAAGGCCGAGGCGGAGCAGGCCGCCAAAGACTACGAGGCGATGAATGTCCATGACGACCAGTTCGACCTGGCGGAGGCCTGCCTGAGTGTGGCCGTGGCGCTGGCGGGGGTCACGGCCCTCACCCGGAAGCGGTGGCTCTTCGCCGTGGCGGGGGTCTTCGCGAGCATCGGCCTGATCTTCGGTCTGGCGGGATTCCTCCACTGGAACCTGCACTCCGAGGTGATGGCCAAGCTTCTGGGTTGA